A portion of the Meriones unguiculatus strain TT.TT164.6M chromosome 14, Bangor_MerUng_6.1, whole genome shotgun sequence genome contains these proteins:
- the LOC110542877 gene encoding vomeronasal type-1 receptor 4-like, whose translation MCSKTLAIGIMFLSQSTVGILGNISLLSHYLIIYYKEHTLKPTDLILTHLTTANSLIMVSKGLPLTMAAFGMKQFFDDFICTFLFWIERLSRSMSMGITCILSVYQAISISPIDSCWKKLKVKSSNNIVLFISLCWVLYITLNLILTVLEHITRIHKNTTEKRDFLYCSTWGRDIIVASLYTALFVCPEVLISVLIIWSSGSMIAFLYRHRKHTQHIRSTRVYLRTSPESRATQSILVLVSTFVAFYSLSSILQGFVAVLYEPGWWLKNITAIISMCFPTLGPFLVSRDFLVLRFFLFWISNVKIQ comes from the coding sequence ATGTGCTCAAAAACTTTGGCAATAGGAATAATGTTCTTATCACAAAGCACAGTTGGAATCCTGGGAAAcatctctcttctttcccactACCTAATTATTTACTATAAGGAACATACATTGAAGCCTACAGATTTAATCCTCACACATCTGACCACAGCCAACTCCTTGATAATGGTCTCTAAAGGTTTGCCCCTCACAATGGCAGCTTTTGGGATGAAACAGTTCTTCGATGATTTTATATGCACATTTCTTTTTTGGATCGAAAGACTTAGCAGAAGCATGTCTATGGGCATTACCTGCATCTTGAGTGTCTACCAAGCCATCAGCATCAGCCCAATAGATTCCTGCTGGAAGAAACTTAAAGTCAAATCTTCAAACAACATTGTTCTGTTTATTTCCCTCTGCTGGGTCCTGTATATTACCCTAAATCTTATTTTAACTGTGCTTGAGCATATCACAAGAATTCataaaaatacaacagaaaaacGAGATTTTTTGTATTGCTCCACCTGGGGTCGTGATATAATTGTAGCCTCACTGTACACAGCATTATTTGTGTGCCCTGAAGTCTTGATTTCTGTGCTCATCATCTGGTCCAGTGGCTCCATGATTGCCTTTCTATACAGACACAGGAAGCACACTCAACACATCCGGAGCACCCGTGTTTACCTCAGAACATCCCCTGAGTCTAGAGCCACCCAGAGCATCCTGGTTCTGGTGTCTACTTTTGTAGCTTTTTATTCCCTATCCTCCATATTAcaaggttttgttgctgttttatatGAGCCTGGTTGGTGGTTGAAAAATATCACTGCTATCATTTCCATGTGTTTTCCCACTTTGGGTCCTTTTCTTGTGAGTCGTGACTTCCTTGTACtcagattctttttattttggatAAGTAATGTCAAAATCCAATAG
- the LOC110543654 gene encoding vomeronasal type-1 receptor 4-like → MLSRTLAIGIMLSQSTVGILGNISLLSHYLIIYYKEHTLKPTDLILTHLVTANSLIMVSKGLPLTMAAFGMKQFFNDFICKLLLYIQRLGRSMSMGSLCILSVYQAISISPINSCWKNLKVKSSKNIGLFISLCWVLYITLNLLLPVLVHIPRIHKNTTEKRHVLYCSSWGGEKFVASLYTALFVCPEVLISVLIIWSSGSMIAFLYRHKQHTQHIRSTHVYLRRSPESRATQSILVLVSTFVAFYSLSSILQGFVAVLYEPSWWLKNITAIISMCFPTLGPFLVSRDFLVLRFCVFWISNVKIQ, encoded by the coding sequence ATGCTCTCAAGAACTTTGGCAATAGGAATAATGTTATCACAAAGTACAGTTGGTATTCTGGGAAAtatctctcttctttcccactACCTAATTATTTACTATAAGGAACATACATTGAAACCTACAGATTTAATCCTCACACATCTGGTCACAGCCAACTCCTTGATAATGGTCTCTAAAGGTTTGCCCCTCACAATGGCAGCTTTTGGGATGAAACagttcttcaatgattttatatGCAAACTTCTTTTGTATATCCAAAGACTTGGCAGAAGCATGTCTATGGGCTCTCTCTGCATCTTGAGTGTCTACCAAGCCATCAGCATCAGCCCAATAAATTCCTGTTGGAAGAACCTTAAAGTCAAATCTTCAAAAAACATTGGCCTGTTTATTTCCCTCTGCTGGGTCCTGTATATTACCTTAAATCTTCTTTTACCTGTGCTTGTGCATATTCCAAGGATTCAcaaaaatacaacagaaaaaagacatgTTTTATATTGCTCCTCTTGGGGTGGTGAAAAATTTGTAGCCTCACTGTACACAGCATTATTTGTGTGCCCTGAAGTCTTGATTTCTGTGCTCATCATCTGGTCCAGTGGCTCCATGATTGCCTTTCTATACAGACACAAGCAGCACACTCAACACATCCGGAGCACCCATGTTTACCTCAGAAGATCCCCTGAGTCTAGAGCCACCCAGAGCATCCTGGTTCTGGTGTCTACTTTTGTAGCTTTTTATTCCCTATCCTCCATATTAcaaggttttgttgctgttttatatGAGCCCAGTTGGTGGTTGAAAAATATCACTGCTATCATTTCTATGTGTTTTCCCACTTTGGGTCCTTTTCTTGTGAGTCGTGACTTCCTTGTATTGAGATTCTGCGTATTTTGGATAAGTAATGTCAAAATCCAATAG